The region TTTTCAGGTGACGGCGGTTGACGGATCAGCGGGGCTGGCGTTGGAAGCAAACCGAAATTATGGCGTGTCAGTCAACGTCATGACATTTGAAGATTTCAAATACCATGCGACGTTCCACGGATTATGGGCATGTTGGTCGTTATATCACTCGCCCCGTGCAAATTTTCCAAAGCTTCTGAAAAGAGTTTCTGACAGTGTCATTCCAGGCGGAGTATTGTTCATTTCTGTCAAAGGTGGGACAGGTGAGAGTCGGGATTCCTTTGGTCGATTCTATTCCTATTTCGAATGGAATGAGCTGAAGGATATCATAGAAACTACTGTAGATGGGATAATCATCAACCAAGACAGTTGGTCAGACAAGTGTTTCGAGGGCAAGAATACGCTGCTTCATCAGGTTCTCATACGAAAGTCAGGTTAGCCCACTCGCTGCAACGCACCTGCCTCAGAAATCCCACTGCTTTCGGAGCAAAGCACGGTAATATGAAGAGCTCCGATATCAGCCGTAAACCAGCCCGGCCCGTTGCTCAAATGCATCGGAGAATTTGCGGAACGCCTTGTCGAACATGGCGCCCATAAGAATACCCAGAGCTTTGCTGCGAAATTCATAGTCAATGTAGAAATCCACGTGGCAGCCGCCCTCGGTTTCGAGAAAGGTCCAGCGGTTTTCCAGATGTTCAAACGGCCCGTCCAGATACTCGGCTACGATCAGCTTTTGCGCCGGATCAAGCGTTACTTTTGATGTAAACGTTTCCCGCACCAGCTTGTAAGCCACGGTCATGTTGGCAATCAGAATTTCCCGTCCATCATCCTGCACCTTGCGGCCGCGTACCTGCAAGCGATCGCACAGTGGTACAAATTCCGGATAGCGTTCGACATCCGCAACCAAACGAAACATCTCGTCCGGCGTATGACGCACCAGCTTACGCGACTGAAACTTCGGCATTGGGCTCTTAACCTCAGGAGACCTTCGTGGCTCGCGCGGCCTGAAGCTTCTTGAAATCATCTCCGGCATGGTGAGATGATCGTGTCAGAGGGCTTGCAGAAACCAGCAGGAAACCCTTTGCATAAGCAATGGTTTCGAGGGATTTGAATTCTTCCGGCGGCACAAAACGGATAACCGCATGGTGTTTACGGGTCGGCTGCAGATATTGGCCAACCGTAAGGAAATCCACGTTCGCGGTTCTCAGATCATCCATCAGCTGAAGAATTTCGTTCCGCTCTTCACCAAGACCGACCATGATGCCCGACTTGGTGAACATATCCGGATCCAGCTCCTTCACCCGCTGCAACAGGCGAATGGAATGGAAATAGCGCGCACCAGGGCGCACTGTCAGATAGTTCGATGGAACCGTCTCAAGATTGTGGTTGAAGACATCCGGTTTGGCATCAACAACGATCTCGAGCGCCCCCTCCTTGCGGAGGAAATCAGGCGTCAGAACTTC is a window of Coralliovum pocilloporae DNA encoding:
- a CDS encoding class I SAM-dependent methyltransferase, with translation MAPGLSGMNETDAQTLEFYDSDASAYAERQPHKKDEEALNQFMEHLPEGSAVCDLGCGNGWASAKLIEHGFQVTAVDGSAGLALEANRNYGVSVNVMTFEDFKYHATFHGLWACWSLYHSPRANFPKLLKRVSDSVIPGGVLFISVKGGTGESRDSFGRFYSYFEWNELKDIIETTVDGIIINQDSWSDKCFEGKNTLLHQVLIRKSG
- a CDS encoding type II toxin-antitoxin system RatA family toxin — translated: MPKFQSRKLVRHTPDEMFRLVADVERYPEFVPLCDRLQVRGRKVQDDGREILIANMTVAYKLVRETFTSKVTLDPAQKLIVAEYLDGPFEHLENRWTFLETEGGCHVDFYIDYEFRSKALGILMGAMFDKAFRKFSDAFEQRAGLVYG
- the lipA gene encoding lipoyl synthase; translated protein: MVTIVDTVSGEQKRPRHPEKAHRPDNPIQRKPAWIRVKAPGSQVFKETTKIVRNNNLVTVCEEAGCPNIGECWSKKHASFMILGDTCTRACAFCNVRTGMPGPVDQNEPEGIAEAVASMGLQHVVITSVDRDDLDDGGATHFANVIRAIRNKSPETTIEVLTPDFLRKEGALEIVVDAKPDVFNHNLETVPSNYLTVRPGARYFHSIRLLQRVKELDPDMFTKSGIMVGLGEERNEILQLMDDLRTANVDFLTVGQYLQPTRKHHAVIRFVPPEEFKSLETIAYAKGFLLVSASPLTRSSHHAGDDFKKLQAARATKVS